One Sediminibacillus dalangtanensis genomic region harbors:
- the acsA gene encoding acetate--CoA ligase codes for MDMQPIAAREGNHNLKDYEKARQSFDWEDVKKEFSWYETGKVNAAYETIDRHAENPAKKDQTALIYSSPDREETLTFHELKTMSNKFANVLKKHHVQKGDRVFLFMPRSPEFYASFFGILKVGAIAGPLFEAFMEQAVRDRLDDSGASMLITTPELLERVPQEELPELKKIVLVGFNEESDERYIDYFHEMEQASEEFEIEWVDLEDGMLLHYTSGSTGKPKGVYHVHNAMIQHYATGNWVLDLKEDDIYWCTADPGWVTGTSYGIFAPWLNGVTNVIRGGRFTADSWYETIAKNNVTVWYTAPTALRKLVSAGEQTAKKYDLSSLRHVLSVGEPLNPEVITWGVKAFDLRIHDTWWMTETGAMLIVNLPDMDIRPGSMGKPIPGVEAAIIDNEGNELPPNQMGNLAIKQGWPSMMRAIWQNPGKYESYFINGWYVSGDSAYKDEDGYFWFQGRLDDVINTSGERVGPFEVESKLIEHPAVSEAGVIGKPDPERGEIIKAFITLNEGYEASDELVEDIRKFVKTGLSAHAAPREIEVKDTIPKTRSGKIMRRLLKSWELGLPTGDTSTLEE; via the coding sequence ATGGATATGCAACCTATTGCAGCTCGTGAAGGGAACCATAATTTAAAGGATTACGAGAAAGCAAGACAGTCGTTTGACTGGGAAGACGTAAAAAAGGAATTTAGCTGGTACGAAACCGGCAAAGTGAATGCAGCCTACGAAACGATCGACCGACATGCTGAAAACCCTGCTAAGAAGGATCAAACAGCTTTGATATACTCCTCACCTGACAGGGAAGAGACATTGACCTTCCATGAATTAAAAACAATGAGCAACAAATTCGCCAATGTACTTAAAAAGCATCACGTTCAAAAAGGAGACAGAGTCTTCTTGTTTATGCCGCGAAGTCCAGAATTCTATGCGAGTTTCTTCGGTATTCTGAAGGTTGGGGCCATTGCCGGTCCGTTATTTGAAGCGTTTATGGAACAAGCGGTCCGCGACAGGCTGGATGACAGCGGGGCTTCGATGCTGATTACGACTCCTGAACTGCTCGAACGGGTGCCTCAGGAGGAGTTACCGGAGCTCAAGAAAATTGTGCTTGTCGGTTTTAATGAGGAATCGGACGAAAGGTACATCGATTATTTCCATGAAATGGAGCAGGCTTCCGAGGAGTTTGAAATAGAATGGGTAGACCTCGAAGATGGCATGCTGCTGCACTATACTTCCGGTTCAACTGGGAAACCGAAGGGAGTATATCACGTTCATAATGCGATGATTCAGCATTACGCAACAGGAAATTGGGTGCTTGATCTGAAGGAAGATGACATTTACTGGTGTACGGCAGATCCTGGCTGGGTTACCGGAACAAGCTACGGGATTTTTGCACCATGGTTGAATGGAGTGACGAATGTGATAAGGGGCGGTCGTTTCACTGCAGATTCTTGGTATGAAACGATTGCTAAAAACAATGTTACCGTTTGGTACACGGCTCCGACTGCGCTGCGGAAGCTGGTGAGTGCTGGAGAGCAGACGGCGAAAAAATATGACCTTTCTTCGCTGCGACATGTCTTGAGTGTTGGCGAACCATTGAATCCGGAAGTAATCACCTGGGGCGTCAAGGCGTTTGATTTAAGAATCCATGATACCTGGTGGATGACCGAGACAGGAGCGATGTTGATTGTCAACCTGCCGGATATGGATATTCGTCCTGGATCAATGGGGAAACCGATCCCTGGAGTTGAAGCGGCAATTATCGATAACGAAGGAAATGAACTTCCGCCTAATCAAATGGGAAATCTGGCAATCAAGCAAGGGTGGCCATCGATGATGCGGGCGATATGGCAAAACCCTGGAAAATATGAAAGTTATTTTATCAATGGCTGGTATGTGTCAGGAGACAGCGCCTATAAAGATGAAGACGGATACTTCTGGTTCCAGGGAAGATTGGACGATGTCATCAATACATCCGGGGAACGGGTTGGGCCGTTCGAAGTGGAAAGTAAATTGATTGAACATCCAGCTGTTTCGGAAGCTGGTGTCATTGGGAAACCAGATCCGGAACGAGGAGAAATCATTAAAGCTTTCATCACATTGAATGAGGGCTACGAGGCAAGTGATGAACTGGTTGAAGACATCCGGAAGTTTGTCAAAACCGGACTAAGCGCACACGCTGCGCCAAGGGAGATCGAAGTCAAGGACACGATTCCAAAGACAAGGAGCGGGAAAATCATGCGCCGGCTTTTGAAATCCTGGGAATTGGGTCTGCCGACAGGGGATACTTCTACATTAGAAGAATAG
- the recR gene encoding recombination mediator RecR gives MYYPEPISKLIDSFTKLPGIGPKTAVRLAFFVLNMKEDDVLDFAKALVNAKRELTHCSICGHITDQDPCSICQDETRDNSVICVVQDPKDVIAMEKMKEFGGKYHVLHGAISPMDGIGPEDINVPSLLNRLKDEQVKELILATNPNIEGEATAMYISRLVKPSGIRITRIAHGLPMGGDLEYADEVTLSKAMEGRREL, from the coding sequence ATGTATTACCCAGAACCAATTTCAAAGCTGATTGACAGCTTTACAAAATTGCCGGGAATTGGACCGAAAACGGCTGTCCGCCTGGCCTTTTTTGTATTGAATATGAAAGAAGACGATGTTTTAGATTTTGCAAAAGCATTGGTCAATGCAAAGAGGGAGTTGACCCATTGCTCGATTTGCGGACATATTACCGATCAGGACCCTTGTTCGATTTGTCAGGACGAGACGAGGGATAATTCGGTGATTTGTGTCGTGCAGGATCCTAAGGATGTCATTGCCATGGAGAAAATGAAGGAATTTGGCGGTAAATATCATGTCCTGCATGGAGCTATCTCTCCGATGGATGGTATTGGGCCGGAGGATATCAATGTTCCGAGTTTGCTGAACCGTCTAAAAGATGAACAAGTAAAGGAACTGATTCTTGCCACCAACCCGAATATCGAAGGAGAAGCCACTGCGATGTATATCTCCCGCCTGGTGAAACCTTCCGGAATAAGAATTACCAGAATCGCCCACGGACTCCCAATGGGTGGAGACCTGGAATATGCGGACGAAGTAACTTTATCTAAAGCGATGGAAGGGCGGAGAGAATTATAA
- a CDS encoding DUF3891 family protein: MIVRREGDQWEIIKQHDHAYLSFQIASHWKRDAFPHPDLKQDVLYAIRHHDRAWIPLDQQVVWNAADQKPYDFTNYPLEEKLLAYSRGIDQVAEQTTYGAILCSIHYASFFATNKENNPTISSFLYHEQERRRRLTSSLTVDSLEDVIHSHYRILQFCDDLSLYATLNPPGASKSEEIEWFKEGFRQEFCFAPQGMTAKWLTDTDIQVKPYPFSSEFEVEVPTVRVSRDPSQAVVEWKNGYNDQRVFRFSAG; encoded by the coding sequence ATGATTGTAAGAAGAGAAGGTGACCAGTGGGAAATCATTAAACAGCATGATCATGCATATTTATCCTTTCAGATTGCAAGCCATTGGAAACGTGATGCTTTTCCGCATCCAGATTTAAAGCAGGACGTTCTTTATGCAATCCGTCATCATGATCGGGCCTGGATTCCGCTTGATCAACAGGTTGTTTGGAATGCTGCTGATCAGAAGCCATATGATTTCACCAATTATCCTTTGGAAGAAAAGCTTCTTGCATACAGTCGTGGTATTGACCAAGTTGCTGAACAGACCACTTATGGAGCTATACTTTGCAGTATTCATTATGCTTCTTTTTTTGCTACCAACAAAGAGAATAATCCAACCATTTCTTCATTTTTGTATCACGAACAGGAGCGAAGACGTCGCCTAACCTCTTCTTTAACAGTAGATTCGCTCGAGGATGTAATTCACAGTCATTATCGCATCCTGCAATTTTGTGATGATTTATCCTTATATGCGACATTGAATCCCCCAGGAGCGAGTAAGTCGGAGGAAATCGAATGGTTTAAGGAAGGATTTCGTCAGGAATTCTGCTTTGCGCCACAAGGAATGACGGCGAAGTGGCTGACAGACACGGACATACAGGTTAAGCCGTATCCTTTCTCTTCGGAATTTGAAGTAGAGGTACCGACCGTGCGTGTTTCTCGTGATCCCTCACAAGCAGTGGTTGAATGGAAAAACGGCTACAATGATCAACGGGTCTTCCGTTTCTCTGCCGGCTAA
- a CDS encoding type 1 glutamine amidotransferase domain-containing protein — MSKIACVLTDMFEDVEYTDPANAFKDEGHEVVTIEKEAGKQVTGKQGEAKVTIDKSIDDVNPSDFDALFIPGGFSPDQLRADERFVSFAKHFMDEKKPVMAICHGPQLLITAKELEGRQATGFKSIQVDMEYAGADLKDQEVVVCQNQLVTSRQPDDIPAFNRESLKVLA; from the coding sequence ATGAGTAAAATCGCTTGTGTACTGACAGATATGTTTGAAGATGTGGAATATACGGATCCTGCCAATGCATTTAAGGATGAAGGGCATGAAGTGGTAACCATTGAAAAGGAAGCTGGCAAGCAAGTCACCGGCAAACAAGGAGAAGCAAAGGTGACGATTGATAAAAGCATCGATGATGTCAATCCTTCTGACTTCGATGCACTGTTTATCCCTGGCGGATTTTCACCCGACCAATTGCGCGCAGATGAACGGTTTGTTTCTTTTGCAAAGCACTTTATGGACGAGAAAAAACCCGTAATGGCCATTTGCCATGGTCCGCAGCTTTTAATTACGGCTAAAGAACTGGAAGGACGCCAGGCAACTGGGTTCAAATCCATTCAAGTAGATATGGAGTATGCAGGTGCCGACTTAAAAGACCAAGAAGTCGTCGTTTGCCAAAATCAGCTGGTAACCAGCCGTCAACCAGATGATATCCCGGCTTTCAACCGTGAATCACTAAAAGTATTGGCATAA
- a CDS encoding YbaB/EbfC family nucleoid-associated protein, translated as MRGGGNMNKMMKQMQKMQKDMMKAQEELQEMSFEGTAGGGMVKVTANGKKEITDIQLNEEVVDPDDLEMLQDLILAATNDVLKQVEDKTNDTMGQFTKGLNMPGGMF; from the coding sequence ATGCGTGGTGGTGGAAATATGAACAAAATGATGAAACAAATGCAGAAAATGCAGAAAGATATGATGAAAGCTCAGGAAGAACTTCAAGAGATGAGTTTTGAAGGTACTGCCGGCGGGGGAATGGTAAAAGTAACAGCCAACGGTAAAAAAGAAATTACAGATATTCAACTAAACGAAGAAGTGGTGGATCCGGATGATTTGGAAATGCTCCAGGACCTAATCTTGGCTGCTACCAATGATGTATTGAAACAGGTTGAAGACAAAACGAATGATACAATGGGACAATTCACGAAAGGGTTAAATATGCCTGGAGGAATGTTCTAG
- a CDS encoding YaaL family protein: protein MIGGKKIKKSQVDEQLLDDIFKSKEEWKSIKSIIERSVEPSEHGIYELTVAEAKYFYLLREARVRKVSAMR from the coding sequence ATGATTGGCGGCAAAAAGATTAAAAAGAGCCAGGTGGATGAGCAGTTGCTGGATGACATTTTTAAGTCAAAGGAAGAATGGAAAAGTATAAAGTCAATCATTGAACGGAGTGTCGAACCAAGTGAGCATGGCATATATGAACTGACGGTTGCGGAAGCGAAATACTTTTACTTGCTTCGCGAAGCGAGGGTACGTAAGGTGAGTGCGATGAGATAA
- a CDS encoding pro-sigmaK processing inhibitor BofA family protein, protein MNPAVIITSMVVLIALLLVLGAPIKPLRFLAQGSVKLVIGVLFLFFFNVFGASIGLHLPINIYTALITGFLGIPGLASLAAIHLFIF, encoded by the coding sequence ATGAATCCAGCGGTCATTATAACAAGTATGGTGGTGTTAATTGCCTTACTGCTAGTTCTCGGAGCGCCGATCAAGCCCTTACGCTTTTTAGCTCAGGGGTCTGTAAAATTAGTGATTGGTGTATTGTTTTTGTTTTTCTTCAATGTATTTGGTGCTTCTATAGGTCTTCATTTGCCGATAAACATATACACCGCTCTAATAACCGGCTTTTTAGGAATACCTGGCTTGGCTTCATTGGCAGCTATTCATCTATTTATCTTCTAA
- the dnaX gene encoding DNA polymerase III subunit gamma/tau: MSYQALYRVWRPKSFSDVVGQTHITRTLQNAIVQQKFSHAYLFSGPRGTGKTSAAKIFAKTVNCEHAPVKEPCNECAACLGIQDGSISDVIEIDAASNNGVEQIRDIRDKVKYAPSAVAYKVYIIDEVHMLSMGAFNALLKTLEEPPKHVIFILATTEPHKIPLTIISRCQRFDFKRITPSSIVERMQTIIEAEGIKATQEALEAVALSAEGGMRDALSLLDQAVSYSEDEVSLEDVLAVTGSVSQEKLTLVTEAMYRQDIQQALRYVDDLIQEGKDPGRFVFDLIYYLRDLLLYQSAPDLENILERALLTDSFKQLAGEINADWIQEAIRQLNECQQEIKWTNSPKVFIEIAVLNISDQQKASTNQSSEAVDKLTRKLAQLEKEIQEVKKNGVAVQQADTSSPSQPRPQPRATKNSYKIPFERIRQVLAEASKAELKNVQSQWANFMNMLKKQSAPAHATIQNSKPRAASNQALVVAFKYEIHCSLALDHKQAIESLLAEVIGKSLTVIPIPEANWQELREEYVSKQKQQETEEQGEASQEEDPLVAEARKLAGDDLLEIHD, encoded by the coding sequence ATGAGCTATCAGGCACTGTATCGAGTTTGGCGTCCAAAAAGCTTTTCTGATGTCGTCGGACAAACCCATATTACCCGTACATTGCAAAATGCCATCGTTCAGCAGAAGTTTTCGCATGCCTATTTATTTTCCGGGCCGCGTGGCACAGGTAAAACCAGTGCTGCCAAAATATTTGCGAAAACGGTAAACTGTGAACATGCACCAGTTAAAGAACCTTGTAATGAATGTGCGGCATGTCTGGGAATCCAGGATGGCTCCATTTCCGATGTGATCGAAATCGATGCTGCATCGAATAACGGAGTGGAGCAAATCCGCGATATCAGGGATAAAGTAAAGTATGCGCCGAGTGCGGTCGCTTACAAAGTCTATATTATCGATGAAGTCCACATGCTGTCGATGGGTGCTTTTAATGCCTTGTTGAAAACATTGGAGGAGCCGCCCAAGCATGTCATTTTTATTCTGGCAACCACGGAACCGCATAAGATACCGTTAACAATCATCTCCCGCTGTCAGCGATTTGACTTTAAACGGATCACCCCCTCATCGATTGTCGAGCGTATGCAGACGATCATTGAAGCAGAAGGTATCAAGGCAACCCAGGAAGCTTTGGAAGCTGTGGCGCTCTCTGCTGAAGGGGGAATGCGGGATGCACTCAGTTTATTGGACCAGGCGGTATCTTACAGTGAAGATGAGGTAAGTCTAGAGGATGTCCTGGCAGTGACCGGTTCGGTCTCACAAGAAAAACTGACGCTAGTTACTGAGGCTATGTACCGGCAGGATATTCAACAGGCACTGCGCTATGTGGATGATTTAATCCAGGAAGGGAAAGACCCGGGGCGTTTTGTATTTGATTTGATTTACTATTTACGCGATTTACTGCTATATCAAAGTGCTCCAGACCTGGAGAATATTTTGGAACGTGCTTTATTGACTGACAGCTTCAAACAGCTTGCCGGGGAAATCAATGCTGACTGGATCCAGGAAGCGATCAGGCAATTGAATGAATGCCAACAGGAAATAAAGTGGACGAATAGCCCCAAGGTATTCATTGAAATAGCTGTACTAAATATTTCTGATCAGCAAAAAGCTTCCACCAACCAGTCTTCTGAAGCAGTCGACAAATTGACACGTAAGTTGGCTCAGTTGGAAAAAGAAATACAAGAAGTTAAGAAAAACGGGGTGGCAGTACAGCAAGCCGATACTTCTTCGCCATCGCAACCGCGTCCCCAACCAAGGGCAACAAAAAACAGCTACAAAATCCCCTTTGAGCGAATACGTCAAGTATTGGCGGAAGCCTCTAAGGCAGAGTTGAAGAATGTCCAGTCGCAGTGGGCGAATTTCATGAATATGCTGAAGAAACAAAGTGCGCCTGCCCATGCGACAATTCAGAACAGCAAGCCCCGGGCCGCCTCTAACCAGGCCCTGGTTGTAGCGTTTAAGTACGAAATCCACTGTTCACTTGCTTTGGACCATAAACAAGCGATAGAATCATTATTAGCGGAGGTCATCGGTAAGTCATTGACAGTGATTCCGATACCGGAAGCGAATTGGCAGGAATTGAGAGAAGAATACGTCAGCAAGCAAAAACAGCAGGAAACGGAAGAACAGGGAGAAGCCTCTCAGGAGGAAGATCCGCTGGTCGCCGAAGCAAGAAAGCTTGCCGGAGACGATTTATTAGAAATACACGATTAA
- a CDS encoding LysM peptidoglycan-binding domain-containing protein, producing the protein MQIHVVAPGESLYAIAMMYGTTVASLQAANELDAPGNLVVGQALVVPLQGNIYHVQPGDSLYSIGQRFGLSVQQLANANNISANLELQVGFPLYIPQQPKTRTEVNAYIEPYGETVSETLINAAEKNTQYLTYLSPFSYQINRDGTLTPPPLDNFRQIAANNNAGLVLVVTNLEEGAFSAELGREILTKQQVENTLLNEIISTAEAGGYRDVHFDFEFLPPDTREDYNNFLRRTKRRLSEAGLMMSTALAPKTSAEQTGAWYEAHDYAAHGEIVDFVVLMTYEWGYSGGPPMAVSPIGPVREVVEYALTEMPAEKIMLGQNLYGYDWTLPFEPGGDYAEALSPQQAITLARNENVAIEYDETDQAPFFNYTDGEGNRHEVWFEDARSIQAKFDLIKELGLRGISYWKLGLAFPQNWQLLDANFTIVKPG; encoded by the coding sequence GTGCAAATCCATGTGGTTGCGCCGGGAGAGTCCTTATATGCAATCGCCATGATGTACGGTACCACGGTAGCATCATTGCAGGCAGCAAATGAGCTGGATGCTCCCGGCAATTTAGTGGTCGGGCAAGCATTGGTGGTACCGCTTCAAGGAAATATTTATCATGTTCAGCCCGGTGACAGTTTGTATTCGATCGGTCAGCGGTTTGGGTTGTCTGTACAGCAACTTGCCAATGCTAATAATATTTCTGCCAATCTTGAACTTCAAGTAGGATTTCCGCTATATATTCCCCAGCAGCCTAAAACCAGGACTGAAGTAAATGCCTATATCGAACCTTACGGTGAAACAGTCTCGGAGACCCTGATCAATGCTGCAGAGAAAAATACACAGTATCTTACTTACCTGTCCCCGTTCAGTTATCAGATAAACCGGGACGGTACCTTGACTCCTCCACCGCTAGATAACTTCCGGCAGATTGCTGCAAATAACAACGCCGGCCTGGTATTGGTAGTTACCAATTTGGAAGAGGGAGCATTTAGTGCAGAATTAGGGAGGGAGATCCTGACAAAACAGCAAGTGGAGAACACGCTGTTGAATGAAATAATCAGTACTGCGGAAGCTGGTGGGTATCGCGACGTCCATTTTGATTTTGAATTTCTGCCGCCGGATACCCGTGAGGATTACAACAATTTTCTAAGAAGAACAAAGCGACGTTTGAGCGAAGCAGGACTAATGATGTCTACCGCTCTCGCTCCGAAGACAAGTGCTGAACAAACCGGCGCTTGGTATGAAGCCCATGACTATGCCGCCCATGGAGAAATTGTCGATTTTGTTGTCCTGATGACTTATGAATGGGGATACAGCGGTGGTCCGCCTATGGCTGTGTCACCGATTGGTCCGGTACGCGAAGTGGTAGAATATGCATTGACCGAAATGCCTGCAGAAAAAATCATGCTTGGTCAAAACCTTTACGGATACGATTGGACATTGCCATTCGAACCAGGCGGCGATTATGCAGAAGCGCTAAGTCCCCAGCAGGCAATCACACTGGCCCGAAACGAAAATGTCGCCATTGAATATGATGAAACCGACCAAGCTCCATTTTTCAATTATACAGATGGTGAAGGAAACCGACACGAAGTATGGTTTGAAGACGCTCGGTCCATTCAAGCCAAATTCGATTTAATCAAAGAGCTGGGACTTCGCGGGATCAGCTATTGGAAGCTGGGGTTGGCTTTTCCCCAGAACTGGCAGCTGCTCGATGCGAACTTTACGATTGTGAAACCAGGATAG
- a CDS encoding DUF421 domain-containing protein, whose product MQFAFKSVILVLSGILLLRISGRKSISQMTLAQTVVMISIGSVIIQPIVERSVIRTIIVAAIFVFTLIVIEWLQLKFNVVEKFITGKSKIVIQNGQLETKNFNKNRLTVDQLEMFLRQQGISKLSDIKTATIEPNGQLGYELTEDARPLTVGEFKKMIHPSMLNPAVMNDTQQSKQSSQQQQNLFEEITANHQTDHSKKLK is encoded by the coding sequence TTGCAATTTGCATTCAAATCGGTGATTTTGGTGCTATCAGGAATATTATTGCTGCGTATTTCCGGAAGAAAATCAATTTCTCAAATGACATTGGCACAGACTGTGGTGATGATCTCAATTGGTTCCGTTATCATTCAACCAATCGTGGAAAGAAGCGTAATCCGTACGATTATCGTGGCTGCCATATTTGTTTTCACGCTGATTGTTATCGAGTGGCTTCAACTAAAATTCAACGTTGTGGAAAAGTTTATTACCGGCAAATCAAAAATCGTCATTCAAAACGGACAACTAGAAACGAAAAATTTTAACAAGAACCGGCTTACAGTCGACCAACTCGAAATGTTTCTTCGGCAGCAAGGGATTTCTAAGCTTTCCGACATCAAAACGGCAACGATTGAACCGAATGGACAACTTGGATATGAATTGACGGAGGATGCCCGGCCACTCACCGTGGGAGAATTTAAAAAAATGATTCATCCCAGCATGCTGAACCCGGCAGTGATGAATGATACACAGCAATCAAAACAGTCGTCTCAACAGCAGCAGAACCTTTTTGAGGAAATCACTGCCAACCATCAAACAGATCATTCGAAAAAACTCAAGTAA
- a CDS encoding YceI family protein yields MAKQTFNVDPTHTSIDFSVKHMMVSKVKGTFHDFEATITADPEDLTSAEIDFVIDANSVDTRNDQRDTHLRSGDFFDIENNPKITFKSTDVKKVGDDEYEVTGDMTIRGTTRQETFKVDFEGSGKDPWGNQVYGFSGEGKINRSNYGLTYNAALETGGVLIGDDIKVSIELEATTQA; encoded by the coding sequence ATGGCAAAACAAACATTTAATGTGGATCCAACCCACACAAGTATTGATTTTTCGGTAAAACATATGATGGTATCAAAAGTGAAAGGTACTTTTCACGACTTTGAAGCAACGATTACTGCTGATCCGGAGGACTTGACTTCTGCTGAAATCGACTTTGTTATTGATGCAAACAGCGTCGATACCCGCAATGATCAGCGTGATACACACTTGCGTTCAGGAGACTTCTTCGATATTGAAAACAATCCAAAAATCACTTTTAAATCGACAGACGTGAAAAAAGTCGGAGATGACGAGTATGAAGTTACTGGCGATATGACAATCCGTGGTACGACTCGCCAGGAAACCTTTAAAGTTGATTTTGAAGGAAGCGGTAAAGACCCATGGGGCAACCAAGTATATGGTTTCAGCGGCGAAGGAAAAATCAACCGCAGTAATTATGGTCTGACTTACAATGCAGCTCTTGAAACCGGCGGCGTTCTTATCGGAGACGATATCAAAGTTTCTATCGAATTGGAAGCAACTACTCAAGCATAA
- a CDS encoding isochorismatase family cysteine hydrolase — protein sequence MDVNKNDAAVVIVDIINDFDFPEGPQLLENTKKILPNLKKLREYAYQQSIPIIYVNDHYGIWQSDFQKVSDYCRNEQNKQIIDQMEPSSDDYFLIKPKHSGFYGTALESLLKELNVNHIIIAGIAGDFCVLFTANDAHMREYSISVPKNCIASNEDQQNDRALTLMAEKLSADIDPV from the coding sequence ATGGATGTAAACAAAAACGACGCCGCAGTAGTCATAGTAGACATCATCAATGATTTTGACTTTCCGGAGGGCCCACAGCTATTGGAAAATACCAAGAAGATTCTCCCCAATCTTAAAAAATTGAGAGAATATGCTTATCAGCAGTCTATCCCTATTATTTATGTAAATGATCACTATGGCATTTGGCAATCGGACTTTCAGAAAGTCAGCGATTACTGCCGGAATGAACAAAACAAACAAATCATCGACCAAATGGAGCCGTCATCCGATGATTATTTCCTAATAAAGCCTAAGCATTCCGGGTTCTACGGTACAGCACTCGAATCCCTTTTGAAAGAATTAAACGTAAACCATATTATCATCGCCGGTATCGCTGGCGACTTTTGTGTTCTGTTCACGGCCAATGATGCTCATATGCGTGAATATAGTATCAGTGTACCAAAAAACTGTATTGCCTCCAATGAGGATCAACAGAACGATCGGGCACTCACACTGATGGCTGAAAAACTTAGCGCCGATATTGATCCTGTTTAA
- the tadA gene encoding tRNA adenosine(34) deaminase TadA, whose translation MDDQYYMELAIMEAKKAEQLGEVPIGAVIVHEEQVIATSFNLRESLQTTASHAELIAIDKANEVIGSWRLEDCTLYVTLEPCPMCAGAIIQSRIPRVVFGAYDPKAGCAGTLMNLLEDDRFNHVADVRGGVLEEACGRLLTDFFRNLRQQRKQNRGS comes from the coding sequence ATGGACGATCAATATTATATGGAACTGGCCATCATGGAGGCCAAAAAAGCAGAACAGTTGGGAGAGGTACCGATAGGTGCGGTCATCGTCCATGAAGAGCAAGTAATCGCAACATCCTTCAATTTGCGGGAGTCCCTACAAACAACCGCCTCTCATGCTGAGCTGATTGCGATTGATAAAGCAAATGAAGTAATAGGAAGCTGGCGGCTTGAAGATTGTACCCTTTATGTTACATTAGAGCCTTGCCCAATGTGTGCGGGAGCAATCATTCAATCAAGAATCCCCCGGGTTGTATTTGGTGCATATGATCCCAAGGCCGGTTGTGCGGGGACTTTGATGAATCTCCTGGAAGACGACCGGTTTAATCATGTGGCGGATGTTCGAGGAGGAGTCTTGGAAGAGGCATGTGGCCGGTTACTGACCGATTTTTTCCGTAATCTCAGGCAGCAAAGGAAGCAAAATCGCGGCAGTTGA
- a CDS encoding class I SAM-dependent methyltransferase, whose translation MAVDFHSKAIRLSYTNRDVDPLWENLLLSHVDVEGKRVLDLGCGGGIYTKALAQMGAREIVGLDFSKEMLTTARKYCENEGNTSFVWGDAADTGLENEQFDLILNRAVIHHLSDLPLLFEEMHRLLKPDGIAFIQDRTLEDCLLPGNKNHVRGYFFEAFPNLISFERDRRPLANDVHQFLQDAGFTEVHSTVFWETRKHYNSVHCLEEDLKARTGRAILHELTDKEMDILVGYIKKQLAYFADSIHEKDRWTIWTAHK comes from the coding sequence ATGGCCGTCGATTTTCATTCAAAAGCAATAAGGCTTTCCTATACTAATCGTGATGTGGATCCACTTTGGGAAAATCTTTTACTGTCGCATGTAGATGTTGAAGGCAAAAGGGTATTGGACTTAGGGTGCGGGGGAGGCATTTATACAAAGGCGCTTGCCCAAATGGGTGCCAGGGAAATAGTTGGTTTAGACTTTTCGAAAGAAATGCTCACTACCGCCCGCAAATATTGCGAAAACGAAGGAAATACTTCCTTTGTTTGGGGCGATGCTGCTGATACCGGGCTGGAAAATGAACAATTTGACCTAATTCTGAATCGGGCAGTCATTCATCATCTTAGCGATCTTCCTTTGTTGTTTGAAGAAATGCACCGCTTATTGAAGCCGGACGGAATTGCCTTTATACAGGATCGGACATTGGAGGATTGTTTGCTGCCAGGCAATAAGAACCATGTCCGTGGTTATTTTTTTGAAGCTTTTCCCAACTTGATCTCTTTTGAACGTGATAGAAGACCACTGGCCAATGATGTACATCAATTTTTACAGGATGCTGGCTTTACTGAAGTCCACTCTACTGTTTTTTGGGAGACCCGCAAACACTATAATTCAGTCCATTGTTTGGAAGAGGACTTAAAGGCCAGAACCGGGCGTGCCATTCTTCACGAACTCACAGATAAAGAAATGGATATTTTAGTTGGTTACATAAAGAAACAACTTGCCTATTTCGCTGACAGTATTCATGAAAAAGATCGCTGGACGATTTGGACTGCACACAAATGA